A genomic region of Anopheles coustani chromosome 3, idAnoCousDA_361_x.2, whole genome shotgun sequence contains the following coding sequences:
- the LOC131259346 gene encoding dipeptidase 2: MNTTPMPNVDFMELHPVHQHPAGCKQHCFVFTEIADIELPPEITKYPEKIKNGSIHSYTKESISPPPPKLAKDRRSRKIIALVSGLLVCVALAAGIPLGLQLRSSSLLEARLAFIRRLLVESPLVEGYWAPPMGANFSKSFAEVKSGMVGALLWPIAVPCAAQYLDAVQLTLEGLDEARRLVGKNGDMAVVENADEMEQAHTEGKLAILFGLEGGHTLGSSLAVLRSMYSLGARFVSLTGVGCTTPWASASIRNDFFDENLPSTLTNFGEVIIQEMNRLGMLVEISRLSEPAMMVALNVAKAPLLLSNALPSSMACNGTTAAVPDHILSALSQNGGVLMLNVERCGDKPMSLKDAITAINYIRAIAGVEHVGLSGSPKNYPMLLAELARDRLWGSVAIKKLVGGNIVRVLREVETNKNRLPLSEDWIPLESIEGNAYCRYPET; encoded by the exons ATGAATACAACGCCTATGCCAAACGTGGACTTTATGGAGCTCCATCCGGTGCATCAGCATCCGGCCGGTTGCAAGCAGCACTGCTTCGTGTTCACCGAGATAGCGGACATTGAGCTACCGCCGGAAATCACCAAGTACCCGGAGAAGATAAAGAACGGGAGCATTCATTCGTACACGAAGGAGAGCATTTCACCACCCCCGCCAAAACTGGCCAAAGATCGCCGGAGTCGCAAGATAATCGCCCTCGTGTCGGGCCTACTGGTATGTGTGGCACTTGCGGCCGGTATCCCGCTCGGATTGCAGCTCCGTTCGTCCTCGCTGCTCGAGGCCCGCCTGGCCTTCATCAGGCGTCTGCTGGTGGAGTCACCGTTGGTGGAGGGATATTGGGCACCACCGATGGGTGCGAATTTTAGTAAAAGTTTCGCAGAAGTGAAGAGTGGCATGGTCGGTGCACTGCTGTGGCCCATCGCGGTTCCTTGTGCCGCCCAGTATCTGGATGCGGTGCAGCTCACTCTGGAGGGGTTGGATGAAGCGAGGCGATTGGTAGGCAAAAATGGGGATATGGCGGTGGTGGAGAATGCGGACGAAATGGAGCAGGCGCACACGGAAGGTAAACTGGCCATCCTGTTCGGGCTGGAAGGTGGACATACGCTAGGCTCGAGTTTGGCCGTACTTCGCTCGATGTACTCTCTGGGCGCTAGGTTCGTTTCCTTAACTGGCGTTGGTTGCACGACTCCTTGGGCCAGTGCTTCGATAAGGAACGATTTCTTCGACGAAAATCTCCCTTCCACGTTGACCAACTTTGGCGAG GTGATCATCCAGGAAATGAACCGGCTGGGTATGTTGGTGGAAATTTCCCGACTCTCCGAACCAGCCATGATGGTCGCACTGAACGTCGCCAAAGCACCGCTTCTGCTCTCCAATGCGCTTCCTTCGTCGATGGCCTGCAATGGAACGACGGCAGCCGTGCCGGACCACATCCTGAGCGCTCTGTCCCAGAACGGCGGAGTGTTGATGCTGAACGTGGAACGATGCGGCGACAAACCGATGTCGCTGAAGGATGCCATAACGGCCATCAACTACATACGCGCTATTGCCGGGGTGGAGCACGTGGGGCTCAGTGGGTCGCCTAAGAACTACCCGATGCTGCTGGCCGAACTGGCACGGGATCGACTGTGGGGCTCGGTTGCCATCAAGAAGCTGGTTGGGGGGAACATTGTGCGAGTGCTGAGGGAGGTCGAAACGAACAAGAACCGGTTGCCGCTGTCCGAAGACTGGATACCGCTCGAGTCCATCGAAGGCAACGCGTACTGTCGGTATCCAGAGACGTAA
- the LOC131260544 gene encoding zinc finger C2HC domain-containing protein 1C has protein sequence MPHGSAPKPDPLPVRGTIVSGAVSVSLDDSWTGRSLLEALGRLPLRAFDMRFQQRQQQERDQRKIDQIATRTTTTTTTAASVVTSSNGRTTTNSAASATVELSERLNATTLSSTLGAGKVRQMFDERRHRVAGIDKSYPLQPIQTKTTATGIATTTMTAAAAAATNGNYTVNGNNSASNGGLADGSLSRGVAKAGLNNKTRVPPISANSRPRLMQQQPPSQRGQNLRQQDSNVGLQGSRGSNSGETLQAEAEADDNDNFLELEKFPDTMSLEGDLVNSTNHIHSPNGNYVPAKTPRSNGSSRTLPNSSVQKATRKPSVTTTTATSAASTPRSTNGSAKSGTAPSRFVGPVKSNGPSRTVTQPSPVSSAGSVRKASANGGSMLSATSLANEPVPDGLTRCEICSRNFADDRIEKHRIICQKTKSKKRKVFDATKHRVQGTDAEKYVLRGKKTSVTAQARKPSTQLAPAVASAGQVAAGGGNKQSNWRKKHEEFIATIRAAKELKAHLAKGGKLSDLPPPPPSENPDYVQCPHCSRRFNQTAADRHIPKCATMLHNKPKPKPKAASTGRRY, from the exons ATGCCACACGGAAGTGCACCTAAGCCGGACCCTCTGCCGGTCCGCGGAACGATTGTGAGTGGGGCGGTGAGCGTTAGCCTGGATGATTCCTGGACTGGCCGCAGTTTACTCGAGGCCCTGGGTCGCCTGCCATTACGGGCCTTTGAC ATGCGCTTTCAGCAGCGCCAGCAGCAGGAACGTGACCAACGGAAAATCGACCAGATTGCCACCCgaacgaccacgacgacgacgacggcggcaTCGGTGGTTACGTCGTCCAATGGGCGCACCACCACAAACAGCGCGGCAAGTGCAACGGTCGAGCTATCCGAGCGTCTCAACGCCACCACCCTCTCGTCCACGCTCGGTGCGGGCAAGGTGCGCCAAATGTTCGACGAACGGCGCCACCGGGTGGCCGGCATCGACAAGAGCTACCCGCTGCAGCCGATCCAAACGAAAACGACAGCGACAGGAAtcgcaacgacgacgatgacggcggcggcggcggctgctaCCAATGGCAACTACACCGTCAACGGCAATAACAGCGCCAGCAATGGTGGTCTCGCCGATGGATCGCTTTCCCGGGGTGTGGCCAAGGCAGGGCTAAACAATAAAACACGTGTCCCGCCGATATCGGCCAACTCCCGGCCCCGCTtgatgcagcagcagccgccgaGCCAACGTGGTCAGAATTTGCGCCAACAGGACAGCAACGTGGGCTTGCAG GGCTCCCGTGGTAGCAATTCCGGTGAAACCTTGCAGGCCGAGGCAGAAGCCGATGACAACGATAATTTTCTGGAGCTGGAAAAGTTTCCAG ACACGATGTCACTCGAAGGCGATTTAGTAAATTCAACAAATCACATCCATTCCCCCAACGGAAACTATGTTCCGGCGAAAACACCACGAAGCAATGGCTCATCGAGGACGTTGCCAAACTCGTCTGTTCAAAAAGCGACCAGAAAGCCTTCGGTAACCACAACAACGGCTACGTCGGCTGCTTCGACTCCACGATCCACGAACGGATCCGCCAAA TCGGGCACCGCGCCGTCACGATTTGTTGGGCCGGTAAAATCCAACGGGCCGTCGCGTACCGTAACGCAGCCAAGTCCTGTCAGTTCGGCAGGTTCGGTGCGGAAGGCGTCGGCGAATGGTGGCAGTATGCTTTCAGCAACGTCGCTCGCCAACGAACCAGTGCCCGATGGCTTGACACGGTGTGAAATTTGCTCTCGCAACTTTGCCGACGACCGGATCGAGAAGCACCGGATAATCTGCCAGAAGACGAAGTCGAAAAAGCGCAAGGTGTTCGACGCCACGAAGCACCGCGTGCAGGGAACGGATGCGGAAAAGTACGTCCTCAGAGGAAAGAAGACTTCCGTCACTGCGCAAGCTCGAAAGCCATCCACGCAACTAGCTCCGGCGGTCGCGTCTGCCGGACAAGTGGCGGCCGGCGGTGGCAACAAGCAGAGCAACTGGCGAAAAAAGCACGAAGAATTCATTGCCACCATCCGGGCCGCAAAGGAACTGAAGGCCCATCTGGCGAAGGGTGGCAAGCTGTCCGATctaccaccgccgccaccgtcCGAGAATCCAGACTACGTCCAATGTCCGCACTGTTCGCGCCGCTTCAATCAGACCGCCGCCGATCGGCACATCCCAAAATGTGCCACGATGCTGCAtaacaaaccgaaaccgaaaccgaaggcgGCCTCGACCGGGCGAAGATACTGA
- the LOC131271765 gene encoding THO complex subunit 1 has protein sequence MSSSNFLVLLKAFSESLKRAFKEDDIELLKAEYDAARASDNDKKTALHQAFRDMLLTKTEDIPAIERFISFAVTSCRKDMTVATMPVVLLGDIFDAVTLDRAEKIFTYVENNVAIWKEEFFFTACKHNLLRMCNDLLRRLSRSQNTVFCGRILLFLAKFFPFSERSGLNIISEFNLENITEYGMEGNEMTLEQLSAGSEVEDDAKTEDEKLKIDYNLYCKFWALQDFFRNPNQCYNKVQWKTFATHAGSVLAAFISFKLEEHRASSVSTKAPEGSAATDDRMEEDQIRESGHFFAKFLTNPKLLSLQLSDSNFRRSVLVQFLILFQYLNSTVKFKAETHILTQAQSDWLKETETVVYRLIEESPPNGKKFATTVRHMLTREELWNSWKNEGCKEFKRPEAVLEEGSSTTATTSSGSGAAPAVTASSGRPPAKRPRRPLGDLIRDATKQGKFYMGNQEITRLWNLCPDNLQACKGTDRNFLPSLESYLENPKEKQDPSFEWRALRLLARQSPHFFTLFNTPSYKVSDYLESVRKKIQKDKLDIKLENAIKEETAPQSTEQTEAEGEGLVGDEEHEQMETELLKTEQLTPEDKNTHKTLAVSKEQLSELAPSIGKDWKKLATKLGYSADEIQYFESENATVVDQCCHLLTLWFDDDMDASLDNLAYILEGLEMMPAADAVKQMIALLSDKAEDVSE, from the exons ATGAGTTCATCAAATTTTCTAGTGCTATTGAAAGCATTTTCC GAATCGCTGAAGCGTGCGTTCAAAGAGGACGACATCGAATTGCTGAAGGCGGAATATGATGCCGCGCGTGCCAGCGATAACGATAAAAAGACGGCACTACATCAGGCGTTTCGAGATATGTTGCTCACGAAAACGGAGGACATCCCTGCCATCGAGCGGTTTATCAGCTTCGCCGTCACATCCTGCCGCAAGGATATGACGGTCGCGACGATGCCGGTGGTACTTCTGGGGGACATCTTCGATGCGGTAACATTAGATCGGGCCGAGAAAATCTTTACGTACGTTGAGAACAATGTGGCCATTTGGAAGGAAGAATTTTTCTTCACCGCTTGCAAACACAATCTGCTTCGTATGTGCAACGATTTGTTACGGCGGTTGTCCCGCTCGCAAAACACAGTTTTCTGTGGACGGATACTGCTGTTCTTGGCcaagtttttcccattctccGAGCGCAGCGGCTTGAACATCATATCGGAGTTTAACCTGGAGAATATCACCGAGTACGGCATGGAAGGGAATGAAATGACACTCGAACAGCTGTCTGCAGGCAGTGAGGTAGAGGACGATGCGAAGACGGAAGATGAGAAACTCAAGATTGACTACAATCTGTACTGCAAGTTTTGGGCGTTACAAGATTTTTTCCGCAACCCAAATCAGTGCTACAACAAAGTCCaatggaaaacatttgccACCCATGCCGGCAGTGTATTGGCGGCGTTCATTAGCTTCAAGCTGGAAGAGCATCGTGCATCGAGTGTTAGTACGAAGGCACCCGAAGGATCCGCCGCGACCGACGATCGTATGGAGGAGGACCAAATCCGTGAATCGGGACATTTCTTCGCTAAATTCCTTACCAATCCGAAGCTGCTTTCGTTACAGCTTTCCGATTCGAACTTCCGACGCTCAGTGTTGGTACAGTTTCTCATTCTGTTCCAGTACCTCAATTCTACGGTGAAGTTCAAGGCCGAGACGCACATCCTCACGCAAGCACAGAGCGATTGGTTGAAGGAAACCGAAACGGTAGTGTACCGGTTGATCGAGGAGTCTCCtccaaatggaaaaaagtttgCCACTACCGTGCGGCACATGCTGACACGCGAGGAACTGTGGAACAGCTGGAAGAATGAGGGTTGCAAAGAGTTCAAGCGTCCGGAAGCGGTGCTAGAAGAAGGCTCGTCTACCACAGCAACAACCAGCTCGGGTTCTGGAGCGGCCCCAGCGGTAACGGCTTCTAGTGGTCGTCCTCCGGCCAAACGACCCCGTCGACCGTTGGGAGACCTGATTCGGGACGCAACAAAACAGGGCAAGTTTTACATGGGCAACCAGGAAATAACGCGCCTGTGGAACCTTTGTCCGGACAATTTGCAGGCATGCAAGGGTACGGATAGAAATTTTCTACCATCTCTCGAGTCTTACCTAGAGaatccgaaagaaaaacaggacCCTTCGTTCGAGTGGCGCGCGCTACGTTTGCTTGCCCGTCAATCGCCTCACTTCTTCACGCTGTTCAACACACCCTCGTACAAGGTGTCCGACTACCTCGAGAGCGTTCGCAAGAAGATCCAGAAGGACAAGCTCGACATCAAACtggaaaatgcaatcaaaGAGGAAACAGCACCCCAATCCACAGAACAGACGGAAGCCGAAGGTGAGGGACTGGTTGGGGATGAGGAACACGAGCAGATGGAAACGGAACTGTTGAAGACAGAGCAGCTGACGCCGGAAGATAAAAACACCCACAAAACGCTTGCGGTGAGCAAGGAGCAGCTTTCCGAGCTGGCACCGAGCATCGGAAAGGACTGGAAGAAGCTAGCCACTAAGCTTGGGTATAGTGCCGACGAGATCCAGTACTTTGAGTCGGAAAATGCCACTGTGGTGGACCAGTGCTGCCATTTGTTGACACTCTGGTTCGACGACGACATGGATGCAAGTCTGGACAACTTGGCGTACATTCTGGAGGGTTTGGAAATGATGCCTGCAGCCGATGCGGTCAAGCAAATGATTGCACTACTTAGTGATAAGGCTGAGGATGTATCAGAGTGA